GAAGTAGTTGCCCAATGCATTCTCCTGAACAGGTAGTCAAATCGCTAGTAATACTGTACCAGTACCACATGCTCAGTTTTTCACAGGACCATCAATTCTCACATTTGTATTGCACATTGATGTCTTTGGCCAATAATGTAATATTTTATTTTCTTCAGATCCGGATTGCAGCACTAAATGCAGCCTCAGCCGCAGCGGATGAGTCTGAAGACCCTCTGAAAACTAAAAAGAGTCGAACTAAGGAGGCACAGGTGTGGTAATCTTGCTGAGCCGCATTACACCAACGACATTTGGTTAAACTTTGCTTTCAAAGTAGATATTTGCTTGTTCTGAATTATTTCCCTATTTTTCCTCTACAGGAAGCAGAGGCATTTGCTTTGTATCATAAAGCATTAGATCTTCAAAAGCATGACAAGTTTGAGGAGTCTGCAAAGGCTTATCATGAACTCCTCAAAACCCCATTGCTCAAAGAGGTATCATTCCCTTCGGAGACTCGATGTGTTTCACTGCATGTCTTATTGAAATGATCCTGCACAATAACCCTTTATATGATTTAACATGTTGTCATGCCTCTCACAGGCAATGCCCTCGGACGACCAAAAGGTGGGTCTTAAGCATCCAGGGCTGATGCTGAAATACTCTACCTTCAAAAACCTGGCTAGTTTGGCTGCGCTGCGGGATGATTTGGAGACAGCCATGGAATTTTACTTGGAGGTAAACTCATCCAAAGAGAGCATAAGTTATGTAACCTATCAGTAAACCATATAACTAATAAGGGGTAAGGAACATCTTAGCGGGAGACTAAATGTTGTTTAGTGTACACAATACATTTGTTCAAGTCCATGTGACCTGAAGATACAGTATATGTTTTCTCGCAGGCTGTGATGCTGGATTCCACAGATGTGAACATGTGGTACAAGATTGGTCAGGTGGCGGTGCGACTGTTGCGCATTCCTTTGGCACGGCATGCCTTTGAGGAGGGTCTGCAATGTAACCCAGACCATTGGCCCTGTCTGGATAACCTCTTAACTGTTCTTTACACACTCAGtgactacagctgtgagtcattCCTCTGTATGTCTGTCCTCTGTCACTGTGCAAAGGACTAACTAATCAGTATTGTTTTTATCATATTTCTTACTGTTTAGAACTGTTGATTTGAAAACAATGTTTAAGGGTGGTCCAGGTGTGCAAAAATGATGAAGGGGATAATTATCTATCATACTGTTTTCTAGGCTGTTTGTATTTCATCTGCAAAGCCCTGGAAAAGGATCATTGTTACACCAAAGGGCTGGTGTTGAAGGAGAAGATCTTTGAAGAACAGCCTTGTCTGAAGAGGGACTCCATGCAAATGTTCTTGAAGTGGTACAGCCCTTATACCTACCTGTTTACTTATCCTAAATGTGTGCTGTCATACAGCAGTCCATGTGGTCATGATCTTGTCCTCATGCTCCATATGCAGTGACATGTCCATTCACTATGTGGAGGTGGATGAGGAGGAGACCCAGGCCATTGTGGAGGAGGCGATGGATCTGCGACGGCGCAGGCAGGCTCTCTCTGCCCGGGAACCCAAACCAGACCTGGTCCTAGTCCAACCCATCCGCTGTTTCTCGTGAGTCATCACACTTAATCTTATCTGTTGACAGGTGGATGCACCTCCCCTTCTCCTCGTTTAGTTTCACAGGATACAGAGTTGCTGTGAATActtaaacatgtatttattttttgcagtTTACTCCCTTGCTTTTCACTTTGATTAATGATAGGATTGTTTTAATTGACAAAGCATTTAGCATTGTTATGATTCTCAGGTGGAAGAATGCTGGAGAGAGCCTCCTTGCCATGTACAGACATCAGACAACCTGCGAGCCGCCACGCCCAAGCCTGGGCCGCAGAATTGACCTGTCCCAGTACCGCGACCCCAACTGCCTCCAGGCCTTGCCTCCTGAGCCCTGCCCTCCTGTCAGTGATATTCAGACCATCCCCAGCAGCAGCCCCAGCTCCTCCCTGCCTCCACTTCCTGTCCCTGAGCCATCAGCACtgtcccagcccagccctctggTTCAGATCACACAGAGCCAGACAGTAGAGGTCATTACAACTACAGCCCCCTCTGTTGGTCAGTTGTTTCTTTTCATCTAATTTAGCATGTCAATTCCATTGATTTGCAAGCATTTAGACAACAAAACAAATTGTGTCAGAATGGCTTATTGTATGCTCTgataattaatgtattgtttaaatGTAAATTTGTGCCTTCACAGCTATGGACACATCCTTCActgtgaaggagaaagagaagaaggccCCTAAGAGGAGACGCACAATGGAGGACAGCGGCGACACTGCCAAGCGCCGCTCAGCTCGGGTCAGAAACACCAAGTgcaagaaggaggagaagatcgACTTCCAGGAGCTGCTTTTCAAATACCTACCATCCAGGTATTGTCATGAACCCCAAGGgaacaataacaacacaatgcAAATATATTGTTTTGGATGGTGATGAGGCTCTCCTGTACCACTCAGACTAAAGAAGTTTGACCTTGAGGATGATGACGAGAGCCTGAGTAACCTGGAAGCTCAGTGTGAAGTTAAGCAGGACTCCCAGCTGCTCCATGGCAACAGCGGCATGCTTTTAGACTCTATTGAATACATGGAATCCGGTACATGTCTTATACAATCCTCTACATGACTCAAATGCATTAATGTCAAACATCTTATAGGATTTACATGACATTGTCTTTCTTCATCCCCAGAACAAGAGGATGTCCACAACTTCCTGCTCAATAATATGAGCAATGGTGGGATATTAGAGTTGATGATGTGCTATCTGAAagcggtgggtcagaagttcatgGAGGAGTGGCCTCGGGGGCTGACTGCAGTGGTGCTGGAGGTGTATCACAGCTGGAGGAAGCACAGTAGCGGCCTGCCCAACCCTCTGCTCCGCGACTGCAGTAATCAACACATACGGGTATGGGACAGCCCAGGGATCTATTGTGACTCTCTCCTGATTTGTTACTTCATCAACAGTGTTTTAAATTGAAGTACCAATGTTTTGTCATCCCACCTATTGCACCTGTCAATCTGTCTGTAAATGAGTTGTAATTGGTGTTTCATGTGCAGGAAATGTTTCTGATGAGCCTATCATGTATGGAGCTTCAGTTGGAGCAATGGTCTCACAGCAAAGGCAAAAATGGTATGTGTCAAACAGATCACTTTACTTTGGTATTCCTTTATGAAGTAACCATATTGGTTGGCTTCTTTTTGAATAACCGTACTGGTATGTTCCTTACCTTTTCTTTTTGTAAAGGGTCGCCTAGAAAGTGCAGTGGGGGCCAGAGCAGTGTTGTGTGTGAAGCAGAGTTCCCAGGGCAGCACTTTGAAGGGGACCTGTTACAGCTGGCCTTGGGATCATCACAGGGGTACTTGTTTGAGGACAATTGGGTGGCCGTGGTGGTACGTGTTTACTGGCTCAAGGCACGCTTCTTGGCCCTGCAGGTAAACTTAACATTCATCCTGTAACCTCATTTACCCATGTTTTCTTTTGCATATTTACCTTAGCgcttacatatatatatatatatattttttttttgtttgcatCATACGGAGTTGACCCCTCCCAATAAATCTCACATATTGATTTTTCTTAGTCATTGAATTGAATCTGATCAAAATTTTCTGTTGATGTGATTCATAACATAAGTCTTGTTTTGTGTGCTTGTCTTCTCACAGGGAGACATGGACCAGGCCCTGGAGAGCTATGATGTGTGTACAGACATGCTGCAGAGTCACGCACGGACCACAGTGGAGGACAAGTACACCATCTACCTGCCCAACCTGCGTGTGGATGCAGCCATCTCAgtggaggaggtcagtgaccagTAAAACTAGCACACAAATACCCTATTTGAATAACATGCACTTGGCCCTCACATGTGATCTGTTATTTTGTCCAACCATCTCGTTAGAGCATGTAGGTCCCCTGTGACTTTGAGTTGTCTGGTTCATCAGAAAGAGTTTCTTTCTCCAAACGTCATTGACAGATTGATAAGAAGCTGAAGTCTCTGGAGCGTTGTCAGTCCCTGGAGGAGATCCAGCGTCTGTTTGAATCTGGGGACTATGAGTCTGTGGTGCGACTGCTGCAGCCCACCCTCAGCTATGGCTCTGGGCGGGTCAAGCCTCTGGAGTTTGTCAGCTCTGTTCCTGAGAGGCCTGCCCAGCTGCTTCTGCTGCAGGTTAGCTTCTGGATTCATACAGCAATAGTTGTACTGTGTTCTGTGTCTTTTATATGAGTCTCCTTTTTTAAGAAGCCTTTCTCTGTTTGGCATGGCACTACTTGTCAGTGTGCTACCGATATAGAAAAGGACAAGCAGTGTTATTGCTTATCACATCAGTACATTCTATGAGCATGATGACATGTACAATATACAGCCATTGAGCCATTTTTAGATGGATTACATTTTATCTCTTTTCTCGGCATATCTGTACTCCAGAACTCCCTGTTGAAGCAGAAGGACTATCGTCAGTGTCTGGAGTGCACCGAGGTGGCCCTGAACGAAGCCCTGCAGCAGCTCAACGCTGTCCCAGCCAGCTCTCACTCGGCCAAAGAGGAATGGGTCTCCACCATCACAACGCTGCTGGGAGGCATCGAGGTCTGCTTCACAGAGGACCTTCAACTCCTGAGCAACGTCAACCGCTACACCAGCATGGCCCGGCTGGCCAACAACCTCATCCAGGTCAGACACACACCGGGGAAACACTGACTCTAATGTATCTGGTAGACACAGAGTGTGTTTGGAAACAGAAAATCATATTCAAATTTGTTGTGTGTCTTGTCTCCAGCTGATTGACTGCATCATGGTGATTCCAGATGATCCCAAGGAGCCTAATTTCTCCTCGGTCCTGCCCTGGATTCTCCTGTACCACATCATCAAGCACGAGGAGGCTGCTTTCAACTGCCTGCTTCGCCAGCACATATCAGTAGGGGACGATGAAGGTATTTGGTGGTGGACTACATCATGTTCATAACTGCGAAGATGTCCTGTTTAAATCCATGTTGGAAGCCCTAAAATGACTTGTTCCCTGTGACCCTCTTCAGAAGACTCTAACACCCCCATGCTGCCCTCCTCCTTGATGCTGCTCAACACGGCCCACGAGTATCTGGGCCGCCGCTCCTGGTGCTGCAAGTCAGACGGCGCTCTGCTCAAGTTCTATGTGAGTTGGTCAGCAGGGCTGCGATTGTGTGGACATCCTCTGTCAGCTCAGTTAATTCCCTCTGTTTTGTTTACCTATGATATGGCTTTAATTAGTTTCTAATTGCTTTCAAAGTATTTTTCATAGTTTAATCAGGATAGAACGTTACTAGTGTTGTCTTCATGTTCAGGTTTGTGTTCTGGAGAAAGAGCTGGCTGCCTCTAAAGCGGAGGCCACCCATCCCTACAAAGAGGAGTTGGAGATGGCCTTGGAGCAGTGCTTCTACTGCCTGTACGCCTACCCCAGCAAGAAGAGCAAGGCCCGCTATCTAGAGGAGCACTCTGCTCAACAGGTCAAACACCCAGCCCTCTTACAGGGATACTGTGAGATCTGGCATTCAAGCCCTTGTTTTACTTGCGCTGCAAACAGGGACATAAAAATGGTGTCCACGAGTCCATCTGACTCTGGGTTAGTAGAGCCAGAATGCCAGAATCCAACAGTATCCCTTTCATGTCGTATTACTGACTGTCCTTTACCTTTCAATGCCATTCACATTTCTGTCAGGGTTTGTCCTATTGTTTTGAGAGAGGATAATCTAATGGGAGTCATGTTAAATCATGTGAGATCATGTAATATGTTCAACTAGCTACTTAGGTGGCTGTCAATCTGTCATGAGGTTGTTTACACACTGTTACTGGCTTGTAGTGTAACTGATATGCAGTAATTGCATGATGAATAGACTGCTCCTAAGAGACCAGGTTAATTAGTTCATGAATGCAATCCCCGACTAATTAACTACTGGTTGGTCATCTGAGCCATAAGACCCAAGGACTCTACTAGAATGGGTCAAGACATGAGTAGGCAATTTGTGGACTTTCAGGGAATTTTTATGAGATTGATTATCTGGCTGCATCTGATTAAGATTGTACCAGCCAGTGCTGTTAGTCCCTTCTCATGCTAGAGGGAATCACCAAGGTTTCagttagaagctgtttttctatctcaaggccatcagactgttaaacagccatcactaacattgagtggctgctgccaacatactgactcatctctagccactttaataattaaaaatggaatgtaataaatatatcactagccacttcaaacaatgccactttatataatgtttacataccctacattactcatctcgtatgtatatactgtactctataccatctactcctgcatcttgcctatgccgttcggccatcgctcatccatatatttttatgtacatattcttattcattcctttacacttgtgtgtgtgtataaggtagttgttgtgacattgttagattacttgttagatattacttcatggtcggaactagaagcacaagcttttcgctaccctcgcattaacatctgctaaccatgtgtatggtgcctgtaatcaaacccacaaatgctgatgctccagatactcaactagtctaaagaaggccagttttattgtttctttaatcagaacaacagttttcagctgtgctaacgtaattgcaaaaggggtttctaatgatcaattagccttttaaaatagtgtatgtatgtgttaaaataatataataattatatagattttttttaacagtacaatacaatatttTTTCTTATCAAAACTAAATGTGCCTTTCTTTGGCGTGCAGGTGGAACTCCTGTGGAGCAATGCCCTCTTCATGTTCCAGTACTTCAAGCCCAAGACTCTGCCTGAGTTTGACAGCTACAAGACGAGCACGGTGTCTGCTGACCTGGCCAACCTGCTGAAGAGGATCTCTGGCATTGTGCCCCGAAGTGACACTCCCATCCTCACCATGGATGAGGTGTCAGCCTACATCGAGGGCACGGCTGGGAAGGTCAGTACAGGGCATTTATGAGTCACAAATGCTAATTGACTGTACATCGCCTCAACCTGGCTTTACATGTTGCCATGGAGAGTGCTTTAGGCCTATAAAGCACGTCATGACCATTCATTATAGGTCATGACACTGTACAAGTCATATTATACATTCAAATATGTCTGGTTTACAAATGGAATACTTAATATGTATACGATTCTAGTTGAATCTCTAAGACTGATGTCAGACCTGACCTTATCAGCATAGTAGATCATGAGGAGATCATCCAGTGGTTCTTCCCACCTAGGAGCCAGTACCTTGCCTTCCTGAGGGGGGCGCTCCAGCACCCCCTGTGGTCAATGAGATCTTCTACCTCCTGGCTGACTACCACTTCAAGAACAAGGAGCAGTCCAAGGCCATCAAGTTCTATATGCATGACATCTGTGTTTGTCCAAACAGGTCAGTTCTGTTCGCTGCTATAGTTCTGTTGTTTTAGTATAAACATTTTTAGCAACTCAACatgaatatatgtttttttttaccttcaaGGTGATTTCTAAATGGTGTGATGTTGATGATTTTCCCTTGGCATGATTAATTCTATGGTTGTAGGTTTGACTCCTGGGCTGGCATGGCACTGGCGAGGGCCAGCCGCATCCAGGACAAGCTCAACTCCAACGAGCTGAAGAGCGATGGCCCCATTTGGAAGCACTCCCTGGCTGTGCTCAACTGCTTTAAGCGGGCCCTGGAGATCAACAGCTCCAACCTGGCTCTGTGGATCGAGTACGGCACCATGTCCTATGCCCTGCACTCCTTCGCCTCGCGTCAAGTCAAACAGTGGAGGAGCGAGCTGCCCCCCGAGGTCGTCAAACAGGTGCAGTGGACCGACCAGTGTATAGAATACTCATAGGCACTGTATTCTGTTGTACTTCTCTAAACTAAATGATGTCACACCCTGTCAGTTCCGGTCATCATGTGTCTGAATTAATTGTTTAGTCAATTGATCTGTCGAGGGGAGGTAAATCACTGACAGTATTGGATTTAATGTGTGTTTttcagatggaggagaggagagatacaatGCTGGAGACGTCGTCCCAGTGTTTCCAAGGGGCGTCTCGGTGTGAGGGGGATAGTGATGAGGAAGAGTGGCTCATCCATTACATGCTGGGGAAGATAGCGGAGAAACGAAAGCAGCCACCCCGGGAATACGTCCAGCTCTACAAACAGGTGCACAGCAGTGGACACTATCTGTGGACTCAAGTGATTCATAGGTCTGCCTTGCAGACTAGATTTGTACAGACTGGAGGAGTCTGAGGGCTCAAAGGAGTAGATATGTCCATGGAGGCCAGTATGGTGGAAGGGGAGTGATGGGGAAACTGGGAAGTCAGAGGTCAGATGATGCagctctgtctgtatgtctttcCCTGTTACCTCCACTGCTTCTTCACCTCTCCAGACCCAGTCCTTCAATTGTTTAGCTCCATTCTATAACTTCAAATCACTGTGTAtctctgttttgtttttctcTTCTTCCAGTTCGTCTTTTGTAGTGTGTTTTGCTGCTCTGTTATAACAAGTCTAACACGATGTCATCAATTTATTAAGCAATATGGGTGAAAGGCTGATATCTGACCATGGCAAGTTATTGACTATGGTAACCAGTGTTTCATTGTGTGTAACACCCATCAGATGAGATTGAGcagtgtgtctctcctctctttttcttcccACGCAGGCAGCACATTATCTGCATGAGGAGGCTGCCAGATACCCTCGGAAAATACACTACCACAATCCCCCTGACTTGGCTATGGAGGCCCTGGAGGTACACATGCTTCAGACCAGAGGGTTTCTAGCTCCAGTCCCCACTGAGCCATAACATACAGTTGTGCTTTTGCACATGAAGCAACCACTTAAAAAAAAGACAGTTTATTGATGTATTCATCTACAacagtggtattcaaagtcggGGTCGCGGGAGAACTGCAGCGGTGTCGCCCCCAAAAATACAATTCAGAgtattgtatgggacaatatacaaacatttttgagaaataataATTAGATAggttttttttgttgagtttctTTTCATTTTTATACGAGATGAACTTGTAATGAATTGAATGTTATTTGTTGACATATAAAAATCGAAAGTTGGCTATTTATAAGgttgtgtcattagatttggggtcGGGTGGGGTCAtgacattttttttggggggggggggtgtccacAGAAATTCTGGTGAAAAAAATGGGGTAACTCCTGAAAAAGTTAGAATAACACTGATCTAGAAGGAATTACATGCAAGTGTGCTTTTTGTGTAGTAATAAATATGTAGAGAGAGTATACCTCATCTTAATAAATCCCTTTGACTATCTGGCATCTCTCTCCCCCAGCTGTACTTTCGTCTGAGTGCCACCATCCTAAAGCTGCTGGAGGCTGAGGAACCGGACCTGGAGCACGAGATCTTCTTCAACATCCTGGCTGAGGCAGCCACCGGACCCTTCGCCAGGGGGGAAGAGAAGAGCATGCCCAGGTCCCACGAAAAGTGAGGGGCCTCAACCTTAGCCTGGGATCTATGCTGTTTGTTATGAAACTCGCTCTGTGACTCGCCTACAAATCAAAAGAAAAACATGAAATTCCCCCACTCTGGTCCAACCTTTTGttttgtccccctctctctcacctcaggGAGAAGCCCCTCTTCATGATGGACGAGGACTCCCACTGCTCTGTGTCGTCTGTGTGCGCTGCGGCGGATGTTCTTGGGGCCTCCCTCCCCTCCAACGCTGCAGGTCTGACATCCCCACCTTACACGGCCACTCCGGTCGACCACGATTACGTCAAACGTAAAACCCTCAGGAGGCAGCAGCAGACGTGGCAGCAGCAGCATgaggaggagcagcaggctgatggtACAGTCCCAGTCCTAGACGCTGCCTCTGGGCCTCTGGGCCCTTCCTTCACTGGGCTGGGTGAGGAATCTCACTGGGCTGGGGAGTAGTGGTGGTTAGAAGGTTCATCACTATGATGATAATGGCTTTGGTTCCAGTAAGGACCCCATATGCACTGGGTGATTGGGATATCATGGTAAAATGGGCAATATGGCATCTCAGGATATGTGGATATTGTTTTACTGCACTATAAAATCAACAGCATTTAGTTTAGGCAAACAGGTGTGAAGGTTGAGTTTGGCAGACAGCGTCcaggcctgtttgtgtgtgtgttgaaataTATATAGTCAATATTTAGATTTTTGTGGTTGTCACCCTCCCCCACCCCTTCTTTCCCATTTCCCTTGCTTCTCCTTTTGATGACATCACCAGTTTATAGTGCAACTTCAGGAGACCTTGTGTCCCTGCATAGATCATTTTCTCATCGCCTCTTATGAAGACATTTTGAGAATGGATCCTGTTTTGATTTTATAATATGCTCTTTTGATTTCATCAGGTGTTTCTGATGACTGTTCTTACTATTCAAATAATTATAGCAGGGCAATTATTTATGAAAATAATGCAAGAGGCTTGCTGACTATCACATTAGACTTGGTTGCCAATATGTTCCCTGTAAGCTGTGGTGTCTTTATAGGGGGTAATGGCCAGTAAAGTAGAGGTCTGTCCTGGACACAGCAGGCTTTTAGTGTGTTGTTAACTCTAGACCCGCTGTGACAATCCCAGAGCCACAGACAGCCAGGTTTCCATTGAGAGGTTTTACCTGATCCCAGTGAACAGTTGCTGAATTGCTTGAGGTACCTCACAGTACTCTTTAGTGGCATTTCACTGCATGTTCACTTGAAACAACTGAGCTAAATTGAAGATTGTCACCCACTGATTGGACACTTCTAGACACAAAAGCTTGTCTTTAAACAAATATGTGTCAAGGGAAGTTTGGTACCTGTACTGAGACTGGGATCTGAGAACAAAACTATGGTTCAGAATTGTGCCCGTTACTGTGAGCGCAGTTCGATTAATAAACCAAAGTCTAGTGCTTGTTTTGCAGTGCCGTATGAGTATTACTGATGGCTGGTTTACTAGTAGCAGCAGGCCTGTTagtagagggagggaaaggggagaaggGGCTGAATTTAGAGTACACACTCTTTTTAAAGAGTGTGGGGAATCAGTCACCTTTGTAAAGAGTAATTTCAATGATTCTACTTTACTAGACCTACACTGTCCACATACAGACAATATTGTCATACAATATAACAGCATGGTTAGAGATCCTTCAGTACAAGGGAGGTAGCTTTTCAAAATTAATTACAAACAAGATATCAGTTAATGCACTGATGCAACTTTGCTTTACATTTTAGCACTTAGCATTGCATGACAACAGTAGTGTGATGGGAGACAAAAGCAGTTTACTCTGAACTCCCAATTGCCGGTGAGATGATtgcgtgcttcaacaaagtgtgGATAAAAAAAAATGCACCAAATCTCAGTGGACTAAAACTATGTTTATATTTATGGACCATTTTTAAGAGCATACTTTACAGAGGGGACGCAATCGTGAAAATATCACGTACAAAgaagtgtgcgtgtgtctgtttgTACTTAGTGGGAAGTTAGGATGAGATATTTGCATAATATGTTCCTGACAAAAGTTGAAAGGCTTTTCACTTATAGAAACACAGAGCTATATACAGTAATGTACAATTTGCTTCTGTTTCCCATAATTTAAATGATATTCACTGCAGCATTGTTTACTATGTTTGTTACATTGTTGCAAAGACGTCAAGGGGTAAAAACAAATATTTGCCTTGAGTGAAAAGATACAGTATCATTGAATGAATGCTGTTGtaaatattgaacaaaaatataaacccaacatgcaacaatttcaaagattttaaagagttacagttcataaaaggaaatcagtcaattgaaatacatgcattaggcccaaatctatggatttcacatgactgggaatacagatgtgcatctgttggtcacagattacttttttatttttaaaggtaggcgcatggatcagaaaaccagtcagtgtctggt
The genomic region above belongs to Oncorhynchus mykiss isolate Arlee chromosome 6, USDA_OmykA_1.1, whole genome shotgun sequence and contains:
- the cabin1 gene encoding calcineurin-binding protein cabin-1 isoform X3, which produces MIRIAALNAASAAADESEDPLKTKKSRTKEAQEAEAFALYHKALDLQKHDKFEESAKAYHELLKTPLLKEAMPSDDQKVGLKHPGLMLKYSTFKNLASLAALRDDLETAMEFYLEAVMLDSTDVNMWYKIGQVAVRLLRIPLARHAFEEGLQCNPDHWPCLDNLLTVLYTLSDYSCCLYFICKALEKDHCYTKGLVLKEKIFEEQPCLKRDSMQMFLKCDMSIHYVEVDEEETQAIVEEAMDLRRRRQALSAREPKPDLVLVQPIRCFSWKNAGESLLAMYRHQTTCEPPRPSLGRRIDLSQYRDPNCLQALPPEPCPPVSDIQTIPSSSPSSSLPPLPVPEPSALSQPSPLVQITQSQTVEVITTTAPSVAMDTSFTVKEKEKKAPKRRRTMEDSGDTAKRRSARVRNTKCKKEEKIDFQELLFKYLPSRLKKFDLEDDDESLSNLEAQCEVKQDSQLLHGNSGMLLDSIEYMESEQEDVHNFLLNNMSNGGILELMMCYLKAVGQKFMEEWPRGLTAVVLEVYHSWRKHSSGLPNPLLRDCSNQHIREMFLMSLSCMELQLEQWSHSKGKNGSPRKCSGGQSSVVCEAEFPGQHFEGDLLQLALGSSQGYLFEDNWVAVVVRVYWLKARFLALQGDMDQALESYDVCTDMLQSHARTTVEDKYTIYLPNLRVDAAISVEEIDKKLKSLERCQSLEEIQRLFESGDYESVVRLLQPTLSYGSGRVKPLEFVSSVPERPAQLLLLQNSLLKQKDYRQCLECTEVALNEALQQLNAVPASSHSAKEEWVSTITTLLGGIEVCFTEDLQLLSNVNRYTSMARLANNLIQLIDCIMVIPDDPKEPNFSSVLPWILLYHIIKHEEAAFNCLLRQHISVGDDEEDSNTPMLPSSLMLLNTAHEYLGRRSWCCKSDGALLKFYVCVLEKELAASKAEATHPYKEELEMALEQCFYCLYAYPSKKSKARYLEEHSAQQVELLWSNALFMFQYFKPKTLPEFDSYKTSTVSADLANLLKRISGIVPRSDTPILTMDEVSAYIEGTAGKEPVPCLPEGGAPAPPVVNEIFYLLADYHFKNKEQSKAIKFYMHDICVCPNRFDSWAGMALARASRIQDKLNSNELKSDGPIWKHSLAVLNCFKRALEINSSNLALWIEYGTMSYALHSFASRQVKQWRSELPPEVVKQMEERRDTMLETSSQCFQGASRCEGDSDEEEWLIHYMLGKIAEKRKQPPREYVQLYKQAAHYLHEEAARYPRKIHYHNPPDLAMEALELYFRLSATILKLLEAEEPDLEHEIFFNILAEAATGPFARGEEKSMPRSHEKEKPLFMMDEDSHCSVSSVCAAADVLGASLPSNAAGLTSPPYTATPVDHDYVKRKTLRRQQQTWQQQHEEEQQADGTVPVLDAASGPLGPSFTGLERSQDSVVVMLSDSNSTQDAFTDPASSQDSSHVKLQSQSGKGSTSSSENTTPIKEGQPTVEDTGSHGGRSNEGGTVILLEDKEQVQEVEDTMSVTVPEADAQKPTIDPCPHALPVPSTPPKASSTPQVTPQTPTPQATPQTPASDGKSRHQRWPEPPPEVVEVPKALPAERTEQRHMLVEMCVRALFLCLSRFPQHYKSLYRLAFFYTNSKTQQNLRWARDVLLGSSVPWQQLKHMPAQGLFCERNKTNLFNGIWRIPVDEIDRPGSFASHMNRSIVLLLEVLSQLKDHDTLLKVSFMLQRTPDQGKKYLRDVDRQVLAQRAFFLAVKVLEDNLNKLTGVSAQPSMDEMTTTDTSNRPSAEDRSQALPKKPGLTEGTQVNAPAPGPDSGLQETPQAQPALLTTDGDRGDQQQGTPCGKVEAAAGEGARAGPEEPMELDTGHWGRPSKTTDSQGIQPDTEPHRTVLEPGEKVAVSNRAPELSLEDLSISSRQQQLQGLVVKGPVSASGAELGQAQGPLRRPSRKRKLLDDVESGKTLLMDAYRAWQQGQKVVTYNLGRIEKIMSETYMHIKQVDEDVALDQAVKFCQIQMATSAQRQSASDAPTTPKYSKEHRDIFFPASLPTPVLLSHAACHPLSVQDSQAKLQYEPLGKVPRPPASGSHEHCQPQHRRAPLPIHPASTMAFHPQTEEREEPPEGLSYRQQESHLCQQMKLATVSPGQEAAGWYHDEPASCSATQPCSDQQLYGSSEQSKISDPSRIRSRIPPNMPKLFIPSTVTKFPPEITVTPPTPTLLSPKGSISEETKQRLKNVILSSQSAATVKKETLSQPALEVQETSSQESSLESESDDGDEEDDYMDI